tcaactaaaactaccaaacaaaataaaggaatacagaaactaatgaaactatatacaaataaaagataaaagggGACCAATAAAATTGATGCAATGATGTCATAGTTCAGTGTTGATATTTAGGTTTAAGGACCAGGATTTattttgaggaatctggaaatgaggtcaaattagttttaaaagtaattaagagcAACAACTGGTAtatgttcaaacaaccagtcacaacacaaaacagaaagtaagtaaaagattattttaataaaattattttcaaaagaatAACTTCCCAAATTAGAAATCTATAACATTTTGGGACAATTGATTTTCAATGGTATGTAATTATTCTTCAGCACATGGTTGAACAGAGTTATTACCACTTAAAATGGAAGTGAGAAACTTTATTTGAAGACGCCAGGGGGCGAACCGCCAATGGACGGATAGAGAGATGTGGTGATTCACATCTAGGTCACCAGCTgctaagacaaagaaaataccGTATTCAATAATTGTATACGTTATTTTAAATACCatacaatacaaatattaatgtggATACAAGCATTGATGGTGCGTTATCCAACGATTACGGAGCgaatgagacaagctctgttgtAAACAAAGCTGTATACCATGTTTATAAGCAAGGCTATTAGCCTGTTAGCCACTAGCAAAGACAACCTTTAGCATGTTTTAAGCAGTACTGGAACACATTTTTAGCAGGTTAGTTCAAAGcgattaaacaaaaacactgataaAATGGAGCAAAATCCCATTACTGGACCATCACTGTTTAAAACATCTCAttgaaataacatttgtttcatctttaaaacacagaacaaataaaactagCCTTAAGGTTTAGAGGCCTGTTCAGATTAGCTTCACCAGGTAGCCTCATACCACCACAAACAAAagctaaacacaataaaattaacaatatttaggttgttttatcctaaactaattttctttaaCAAGACACTGCCTCTTAAGTGGACTGTTCTGATGAACAGAAGTCAAGGACATTCTAAGGGCGTTAAGTTGCCCTGTCAGCCCATGAGTCTCACCTTAGATGGCAGTCCAGAACCATGCCCAGGTACTTCTAGCATTAGTCTCAATTTGATCTCCATCGATGATGGTTGGGGAGAATGACTGAAGCTTCCTGAAGTCAATAGCAACTTGGATTTTTTGCACTAATTAGTGAAAAGGCCTGAACTAGTCCATGCTCCTCTCCTTTGTCGTCTAAAAGGACCATGTCGTCAGCATATTTAATGAAATGTCTATTAGGGAAAGTGCTTTTGCAGGAGTTTGTGTACAAGGTGAATAACAATGAAGATAAAACACACCCCTGAGGAGAGCTTGTGCTGGTAATTGTTTTGTCAGAGAGTGTTGAACATGCTGGACTCTACATGTTAAAAAGTCTGTAATCCATAAAACCAAGCAATGTGCGATGAAACACTCTCATTGAAATCTGTTAAAGCCCTAGGCTGAATGGTGGCCCTGGCAAACATAACTAGCAATgggtttgtcttttctgtaaatTCTATCATCCTGGTTTAGATTTGACTTGAAGGTaaagtttttttccacattcatcacaaccaaaaggtttctgtcctgtgtgaattctcatgtgattgtttaaatgtgacttgaaggcaaatctttttccacatgcatcacaactaaaaggtttgtctcctgtgtgaattctcatgtgattGTTTAAAGCTGACTTGAAGGCAAATCTTTTTAAAcaagcatcacaactaaaaggtttgtctcctgtgtgaattctcatgtgtctgtttaaatgtgacttgaaggcaaatctttttccacatgtatcaCAACTAAtaggtttatctcctgtgtgaattctcatgtgtgtgtttaaatatgacttggaggaaaatatttttccacatgtatcacaactaaagggtttgactcctgtgtgaattctcatgtgtgtgtctaAATGTGATTTGTaggtaaatctttttccacaagcatcacaactaaaaggtttgtctccttcgtggattctcatgtgtgtgtttaaatgtgacttgCAGGCAAATTGTTTTCCAcaagcatcacaactaaaaggtttgtctcctgtgtgaattctcatgtgtgtgtttaaatatgaCTTGGAGGAAAATCTTTTCCCACAtgtatcacaactaaagggtttgactcctgtgtgaattctcatgtgtgtgtttaaatatgacttggaggaaaatctttttccacatgtatcacaactaaagggtttcactcctgtgtgaattctcatgtgtctgtttaaatctgacttggagacaaatctttttccacaagcatcacaactaaaaggtttgtctcctgtgtggattctcatgtggttgtttaaatatgacttctcCTGTCTGAATACTGATGTGTTTGCCTAAACTTGACTTGTAGGTAAATCTTGTTCCAGATGCATCACAAAtgaaaggtttgtctcctgtgtggacttTTGTGTGCCTTTTGAGATCTCGTTTCAAGTTAAAACTTTTACCACACTCACCACAGTTAAAATCTTTACTACCCGTCTGAAACTTCGTCAGTGAATCTATGTTGTtcttttctctgaaacatgTCTCATTACCAGAACAATCTGAAGACGTTAATCTTGGATGACATGTCATGTGACTCTGAAGAGAGCGTCTGTTAGCAAATTTTCCCCCACACTCAGAGCAGCTCAAAGATTTGTTGACAATATTTCTGTCTGATCCTGGAgtcctgctctccttccaatcatcctcactgtcttcagtttcagagtctgataagtgtttaagctcagattcatgatgcttcacatcatcatcctcttcatcatcctgactgtcttcagtttcagagtctgataagtgtttaagctcagattcatgatgcttcacatcatcatcctcttcatcatcctcactaTCTTCAGTTTCAGAATAGTTGGAAGAGCCTCCATGAGTATTTAGATCTGGGTTCCTGCTGGATACTGATGTTCCACAGTCCTCTACTTTAATTTCTACTTTTATCTGGTCAGTTGAGATGCTTCTTGCaagatctctctcttctgttttgtgttgatgaagctgagagagcagaggtttctcttcatcctcttcactcTTCATATGAACAACAGTTACTGGAAACCTGGTATCATCAGTCTCCTTCTTCACATTCAGTTGTTCTCCATCCTGGCTGGACCAGATTCTTTCATTTTCCGCCTTTATGTGGAGGAGCTCCAGCTCCTGCTGGTCCatatcaggactctgttcttcatGAGCCTCTTCTTTAAAATCTGCAGACATCATTGAAACACTTTATATGCATAATGAACAACTTTATCCTGATAATGTGACAATGATGATAAAGATTAAAACTAGAGAAAATAATCTGATAAATATTATCAGTGAACAGTACAGTAGACTTGCCAGGTGATCAGTGTCCAGCTACAAACCCAGCAATCcatgctgagctgtgctttacattagattaTAACTGCGTTATCTAACCTCTTATCCAACCAGGTCCCTGAACAACTGACCATTAACAGAGTTTATCTACAGCCACTTCAGTGATATATTTCTTCCTGATTGGGAATAATATTCTCCTCCAATCGAGGATCTCCTTTGGAAACTAGTCAATGACGCTGAAGTTCGTTCCCCGTAGCTCTCTACCCCGACTCCTGACCTGCTCTTTCTGCTTGTAGTGCCTGAATTTCACTGCAAATGACCGAGGCCGGTTGTTGTCAGGTTCTTACCTCCGAGCCAGTTAACACGATGGAATGTGATATTTTTAACCTCGTCACTTGGGAGTTTTAGCTGACTTTGGAGAAATTCCCAGATAGTGGATTCAGCGTCCTCCTCTGCCCGTTCCGGGATGCTGGAGAAGACAAGGTTGTCCCGTATGCCCCGAGCTTGTATATTCAGGATGGTCTCcctcatttatttgtttcagaCAGCTGCATCATTCCATCGGTTTCTTTACCTTATCCCTCAGTGTTTGTTTCTTGGCTGTGAGCGAAGCTTGTTGTTTGTGGCTGAACTCCAGAGATTCCCTCAGAGCTTGAAAATTCCTTGTGGAGAACCTCCACCAGGGTAAGACGAGCATCCAGGCTGGGTAACTTCTTGTCGATAGAGTTCAGGACATCAGCGTAGCTTTTCTCTGGAGAGATAGTGGAGGTGCTGGCCGAGCATTCTGAACGGGGATATCTTGATGCTGGTGTGGTCATGGAtgcagatttttgtgttttgcccaCTACTATGTTGTCAAAACATTCATCTACCTAGCTCTCCAGGCTGTCTAAGGTTTCCTcttccagtttgttttattgggaaatatgagacagtggttagtattttaaaagtttctaTGTTGGGCTTCaatttattggcttgttttactTGAGTTATTACTTGAGCACAGCTCTCACGAGATCTCAGCCACTCATCATGTCCTCACGTCCATGCTTCTCACTTAATACTTCCAATTATTAAGTGCAAGCAGCCAAACAATCACATTTTCATAGTATATTCTGAATAGCTAAACAAGGTGATTGATTTTGGATATGAATAATACATTATATATtaattatgattgttaaattctattttttcctaaatattcataatcaaaTAATCATAATTTCACAACATgccattctttttattttagcgtgtcctgtccggcagaatatcgctcagaattgttgtctgagtgccaagaaattgcccaacagatttactttcacaagcagagcatcacagctaatgctttaaagctctgcttgatatttataaaagaaactttattataaacttctttgggaatatttcaattgttacggacacggagactgaaatgaaaaggaaaaaagaagttcaaaaaagagagagatggggaaaaaggaggaaagagtggaggagagaaagaaggataaagagaatacaagattacaccctgcttgcttatacagctgcagctgctttttttttttttttaacaaaatagtacacggtaattctgaatgtaaaatgtacttagtgagaggtgc
This DNA window, taken from Girardinichthys multiradiatus isolate DD_20200921_A chromosome 24, DD_fGirMul_XY1, whole genome shotgun sequence, encodes the following:
- the LOC124861145 gene encoding gastrula zinc finger protein XlCGF57.1-like, whose amino-acid sequence is MFHQTGQALQDMNPDSEETARLVEEHDALVDEEDEGFSELSADPTVLDMEVSSSTSSMLSEAGDTSNETMAVDDQNVSGYQHVDGLAEYLVELREQISLCLTNLQADSITELWLRLDDEDKQRVVYAARHQDRLLSGRFGTPKKPSKTPGVETTTRCVLGASSAPAQWPDCSQYEHERSLPAAMTANSTDTQKNKDFDNITSLEDFKEEAHEEQSPDMDQQELELLHIKAENERIWSSQDGEQLNVKKETDDTRFPKRFVSKSDLNRHMRIHTGVKPFSCDTCGKRFSSKSYLNTHMRIHTGVKPFSCDTCGKRFSSKSYLNTHMRIHTGDKPFSCDACGKQFACKSHLNTHMRIHEGDKPFSCDACGKRFTYKSHLDTHMRIHTGVKPFSCDTCGKIFSSKSYLNTHMRIHTGDKPISCDTCGKRFAFKSHLNRHMRIHTGDKPFSCDACLKRFAFKSALNNHMRIHTGDKPFSCDACGKRFAFKSHLNNHMRIHTGQKPFGCDECGKKLYLQVKSKPG